The Rana temporaria chromosome 4, aRanTem1.1, whole genome shotgun sequence genome contains a region encoding:
- the LOC120935774 gene encoding spindle and centriole-associated protein 1-like, protein MSVRYGHPGVKKTTNRKRTQVRKAWDSSVQDLNVHWATPEELAHRHEIHKYKNQRLAQWELQKRSLKKTWRKQSGGAADPLEERWLALMMEAKLSVNKKSGKACHKQDAVT, encoded by the exons ATGTCTGTGCGTTACGGTCACCCCGGTGTGAAGAAAACCACCAATAGGAAGAGGACACAAGTGCGGAAGGCGTGGGAT AGCTCCGTTCAAGATCTCAATGTACACTGGGCCACCCCAGAGGAACTG GCTCACAGGCACGAGATCCACAAATATAAAAACCAGCGGCTGGCGCAGTGGGAACTTCAGAAGAGATCCCTAAAGAAGACGTGGAGGAAACAAAGTGGAGGAGCTGCAGACCCGCTGGAGGAGAGGTGGCTGGCCCTGATGATGGAG GCTAAGCTATCTGTCAACAAGAAGTCTGGGAAAGCATGCCACAAGCAGGATGCGGTTACATAA